A portion of the Stigmatella aurantiaca DW4/3-1 genome contains these proteins:
- a CDS encoding valine--tRNA ligase — protein sequence MTDPIELSKAYEPTEVENRWYAWWLERNYFHAEATSDKPPFSIVLPPTNVTGSLHLGHALTATIEDILIRWKRMSGYNALWMPGIDHAGIATQMVVEKELKKTEKKSRHDLGRQEFLKRVWQWKDKYGRRIGDQHKFLGASLDWDRERFTMDEKSSAAVREVFVRLHEEGLIYRAQKLINWCPSCHTALSDLEVEHEEKKGSIWHIRYPVKGTDRALTVATTRPETMLGDTAVAVHPEDPRYQGLAGGTVLLPLVEREIPIVADAELVSMEFGTGVVKVTPAHDFNDYQTGLRHNLPMISIFDDQARTNKETGSYAGLDRYEARKRVLEDLSLQGLLEKEEPHALSIGICQRCSTVVEPRLSPQWFVKIEPLAKPAIEAVEQGRTKFVPETWTNTYFQWMRNIHDWCISRQLWWGHQVPAYYCNACSPRVGDDTDLPEDAPTVRVGGIDYARATPIVARQQPTACPQCAGHAFTQDPDVLDTWFSSALWPFSTLGWPEKTPELKTFYPTSVMETGHDIIFFWVARMMMMGLHFMGDVPFRTVYLHAMVRDEKGEKMSKTKGNVIDPLDIIHGATLETLSPTLRNKFPQGMPAFGADALRFTLASLTQQGRDIRLSMERVGGYKAFCNKLWNASRFALMNLGGFQLDTRPIKQRELTLADRWILARLQRAIVDTRQALEAFAFSEAASTLYQFLWSEFCDWYIELSKGALYGDDERAKDSTRAVLIFCLDRILRLLHPIMPFITEEIWQKLPLPRTVDSIMLSPYPEPDSRLEDAAAEAEMAPVISAIEGIRTIRGESNLSPSARLVAHIQSPNAALRDTLDRWRGYLMPLAGLASIHVDAPGRKPPQSAAIVGPEMEIYVPLAGLIDVDAEQERLSKEIARAEQELAGVLRKLENPNFVAKAPPEVVEKDRARVEELKARKAKLQEHLSRIAPEAAMPEEIRPEEEEIPPEASATAHVKVIPSAPSDGGVDLGKELKGDLERDAPPAAVDPQVQDALNRLREGTKEGLSAKDHHDLGVAYMSMGLVDDAMREFDKAKQGGDERSAPTPSVAEGRSTKKPAPRKAPAAAKPPARKAAAVKKPVAQKASAAKKSAPAKKAAASKKSAPAKKGAVAKKSAPAKKGAAAKKGTASKKGAAAKKGAVAKKAAVKKGAPKKPVARKAAAKKAGKKSPARARR from the coding sequence ATGACCGATCCCATCGAATTGTCCAAGGCTTACGAGCCCACCGAGGTCGAGAACCGCTGGTACGCCTGGTGGCTGGAGCGCAACTACTTCCACGCCGAAGCCACCTCCGACAAACCTCCCTTCAGCATCGTGCTGCCGCCGACCAACGTGACGGGCAGCCTGCACCTGGGCCACGCGCTGACCGCCACCATCGAGGACATCCTCATCCGGTGGAAGCGGATGAGCGGCTACAACGCCCTCTGGATGCCCGGCATCGACCATGCGGGCATCGCCACCCAGATGGTGGTGGAGAAGGAGCTGAAGAAGACGGAGAAGAAGAGCCGTCACGATCTGGGGCGCCAGGAGTTCCTCAAGCGCGTCTGGCAGTGGAAGGACAAGTACGGCCGGCGCATCGGGGATCAGCACAAGTTCCTGGGGGCCTCGCTGGACTGGGACCGCGAGCGCTTCACGATGGACGAGAAGTCCTCGGCCGCGGTGCGGGAGGTCTTCGTCCGGTTGCACGAGGAGGGGCTCATCTACCGGGCCCAGAAGCTCATCAACTGGTGCCCCTCGTGCCACACCGCGTTAAGCGATCTGGAGGTCGAGCACGAGGAGAAGAAGGGCTCGATCTGGCACATCCGCTATCCGGTCAAGGGCACGGACCGGGCCTTGACCGTGGCCACCACCCGCCCGGAGACGATGCTGGGAGACACCGCGGTGGCCGTCCACCCGGAGGATCCGCGCTATCAGGGGCTCGCGGGTGGCACCGTCCTGCTGCCGCTCGTCGAACGGGAGATTCCCATCGTCGCCGATGCGGAACTGGTGAGCATGGAGTTCGGCACGGGCGTGGTGAAGGTGACGCCGGCGCACGACTTCAACGACTACCAGACGGGGCTCCGGCACAACCTGCCGATGATCTCCATCTTCGACGATCAGGCGCGCACCAATAAGGAGACCGGCTCATACGCGGGGCTGGACCGCTACGAGGCGCGCAAGCGGGTGCTCGAGGATCTGTCGCTCCAGGGGCTGCTGGAGAAGGAAGAGCCGCACGCGCTCTCCATCGGCATCTGCCAGCGCTGCTCCACGGTGGTCGAGCCGCGGCTGTCTCCGCAGTGGTTCGTGAAGATCGAGCCGCTGGCGAAGCCGGCCATCGAGGCGGTGGAACAGGGGCGCACGAAGTTCGTTCCCGAGACGTGGACGAACACCTACTTCCAGTGGATGCGCAACATCCATGACTGGTGCATCAGCCGCCAGCTCTGGTGGGGCCACCAGGTGCCCGCCTACTACTGCAACGCTTGCAGCCCTCGGGTGGGGGACGACACGGACCTTCCCGAGGATGCTCCGACGGTGCGGGTGGGGGGCATCGATTACGCCCGGGCCACGCCCATCGTGGCGCGCCAGCAGCCCACGGCGTGTCCCCAGTGCGCCGGACATGCCTTCACGCAAGATCCGGACGTGCTGGACACGTGGTTCTCGTCCGCGCTGTGGCCCTTTTCCACCTTGGGCTGGCCGGAGAAGACCCCCGAACTGAAGACCTTCTATCCCACGTCCGTCATGGAGACGGGCCACGACATCATCTTCTTCTGGGTCGCCCGGATGATGATGATGGGCCTGCACTTCATGGGCGATGTGCCCTTCCGCACCGTCTACCTGCACGCCATGGTGCGGGACGAGAAGGGCGAGAAGATGTCGAAGACCAAGGGGAACGTCATCGATCCCCTCGACATCATTCATGGCGCTACCCTGGAGACGCTCTCTCCCACCCTGCGTAACAAGTTCCCCCAGGGAATGCCCGCTTTTGGCGCGGACGCGCTGCGCTTCACGCTGGCCTCGCTCACCCAGCAGGGCCGTGACATCCGGCTCTCGATGGAGCGTGTGGGGGGCTACAAGGCCTTCTGCAACAAGCTGTGGAATGCCAGCCGTTTCGCGCTGATGAACCTCGGCGGCTTCCAGCTCGACACCCGGCCCATCAAGCAGCGCGAGCTGACGCTGGCGGACCGGTGGATCCTCGCCCGGCTCCAGCGCGCCATCGTGGACACCCGGCAGGCCCTGGAGGCGTTCGCCTTCTCCGAGGCGGCCTCCACGCTGTATCAGTTCCTCTGGTCCGAGTTCTGTGACTGGTACATCGAGCTGTCCAAGGGGGCGCTCTACGGAGATGACGAGCGCGCCAAGGACAGCACCCGCGCGGTGCTCATCTTCTGCCTGGATCGCATCCTGCGGTTGCTCCATCCGATCATGCCGTTCATCACGGAGGAGATCTGGCAGAAGCTGCCGCTGCCCCGGACGGTGGATTCGATCATGCTCTCGCCGTATCCGGAACCGGACTCGCGGCTGGAGGATGCCGCCGCCGAGGCCGAGATGGCGCCCGTCATCTCCGCCATCGAGGGGATCCGCACCATCCGCGGCGAGAGCAACCTGTCGCCTTCGGCCCGGCTCGTGGCGCACATCCAGAGCCCCAACGCCGCCTTGCGCGACACGCTGGACCGGTGGCGTGGCTACCTGATGCCCCTGGCGGGGTTGGCCTCGATTCACGTGGATGCGCCCGGACGCAAGCCGCCCCAGTCCGCGGCCATCGTCGGCCCGGAGATGGAGATCTACGTGCCGCTGGCCGGGCTCATTGACGTGGATGCCGAGCAAGAACGTTTGAGCAAGGAGATCGCCCGGGCGGAGCAGGAACTGGCCGGTGTGCTGCGCAAGCTGGAGAACCCGAACTTCGTCGCCAAGGCTCCTCCCGAGGTCGTGGAGAAAGATCGGGCGCGGGTCGAGGAGTTGAAGGCTCGTAAGGCGAAGTTGCAGGAGCACCTCAGCCGGATTGCCCCGGAGGCAGCCATGCCCGAAGAGATTCGACCCGAAGAAGAGGAAATCCCGCCAGAGGCCTCCGCGACGGCTCACGTGAAGGTGATCCCGTCGGCGCCCTCGGATGGCGGCGTGGATCTGGGCAAGGAACTCAAGGGAGACCTCGAGAGAGACGCTCCGCCCGCGGCGGTGGACCCCCAGGTTCAGGACGCCTTGAACCGGCTGCGTGAAGGCACGAAGGAAGGGTTGTCCGCGAAGGACCACCATGATCTGGGCGTTGCGTACATGAGCATGGGGCTTGTGGACGACGCCATGCGCGAGTTCGACAAGGCCAAGCAAGGTGGCGACGAGCGCTCCGCGCCAACCCCCTCGGTAGCCGAAGGCCGGTCCACGAAGAAGCCTGCCCCGCGCAAGGCTCCCGCCGCCGCCAAGCCTCCCGCCCGCAAGGCCGCGGCCGTGAAGAAGCCCGTCGCCCAGAAGGCTTCCGCCGCCAAGAAGAGCGCTCCCGCCAAGAAGGCCGCTGCTTCCAAGAAGAGCGCTCCCGCCAAGAAGGGCGCGGTGGCCAAGAAGAGTGCTCCCGCCAAGAAGGGTGCCGCAGCGAAGAAGGGTACGGCTTCCAAGAAGGGCGCCGCAGCGAAGAAGGGTGCGGTGGCCAAGAAGGCCGCCGTGAAGAAGGGGGCCCCGAAGAAGCCAGTCGCTCGGAAAGCCGCGGCGAAGAAGGCCGGGAAGAAAAGCCCGGCCCGCGCCAGGCGGTAA